In Alteribacter lacisalsi, a genomic segment contains:
- a CDS encoding 2-oxoglutarate dehydrogenase E1 component: MSTSNVQLDEGWSQFHGPNLGYVLEMYDLYTEDPEAVDGELRQFFEKWGAPSGKDEQEKPSQGGGDVFAAVQAAKLADDIRRNGHLIADISPVEDRRSEELFKLENYQLSEEALKAIPAELLTPDAPGSVKNGLDAVNHLKKVYSSALAFEFNQVHDLEERQWLFKMVESEEYRPAFTEEMRKDLLSRLNHVEGFEHFLHKTFVGQKRFSIEGLDAMVPMLDDAVKESVQDGAKNVMIGMAHRGRLNVLAHVLGKPYDIIFSEFVDAPNKDLVPSEGSVGINYGWTGDVKYHLGADREIEEQEDTATVTLANNPSHLEFVNPVVEGFARAVQDDRSSAGYPEHDQSKAMAILIHGDAAFPGQGIVAETLNLSQLTGYATGGTIHVIANNKIGFTTSSHDSRSTNYASDLAKGFEVPVIHVNADHPEACVAAMHLAYEYRKRFSKDVLIDLIGYRRYGHNEMDEPAATQPKLYKNIRAHKTAYELYSERLQEKGIIGENEGKEMRQKLLDDLQNKYEEIKTNKRESIGEMNPPEQVVKRLDNIETGVDRETLSQINDELLKFPEEFNVFPKLKKILQRRERAFEGEGAIDWALGETLAFATILHDGKPIRLTGQDSERGTFSQRHLVLHDHETSEKYSPLHRMHHANASFAIHNSPLSEAAVVGFEYGYTVHAPETLTIWEAQYGDFSNGAQVIFDQFVAAGRAKWGQKSGLVLLLPHGYEGQGPEHSSGRAERFLQLAAENNWHVANVTSAAQYFHLLRRQASILGKDEVRPLVVMTPKSLLRNSNVISKADELASGSFQPILEQQGLAENPENVKRIVFTTGKLAIDLAEAAEDLEDKDTVHVVRVEEIYPFPKEQVKTLKEKYPNVTEWVWAQEEPSNMGAWHYVLPNLKELADDGVDVLYIGRRRRSAPAEGDPKAHKKDQQKIIEDALSVNSEGREEE; this comes from the coding sequence ATGAGTACAAGTAACGTTCAATTGGATGAGGGCTGGTCACAGTTTCACGGACCAAACCTTGGTTATGTACTGGAAATGTATGACCTGTACACAGAAGATCCGGAAGCTGTGGACGGTGAGCTAAGACAGTTCTTTGAAAAGTGGGGAGCCCCTTCCGGTAAGGATGAGCAAGAAAAGCCTTCCCAGGGCGGAGGAGATGTATTTGCTGCGGTCCAGGCTGCGAAGCTTGCAGATGATATCCGCCGCAACGGGCATCTGATTGCCGATATTTCCCCTGTCGAAGACCGGCGATCAGAAGAGTTGTTCAAGCTGGAGAACTACCAGCTTTCTGAAGAAGCACTTAAAGCGATCCCGGCCGAGCTCCTTACACCTGATGCGCCGGGGAGTGTAAAAAACGGGCTAGACGCCGTCAATCATCTCAAAAAAGTGTACAGCTCTGCACTTGCTTTTGAGTTTAATCAGGTTCACGATCTGGAGGAGCGTCAGTGGCTGTTTAAAATGGTAGAGTCTGAAGAATACCGTCCTGCTTTTACAGAGGAGATGCGAAAAGATCTGCTCAGCCGTCTCAATCACGTAGAAGGTTTCGAGCACTTTCTTCATAAAACATTCGTAGGGCAGAAGCGTTTTTCCATTGAAGGTCTGGACGCCATGGTTCCGATGCTTGATGACGCAGTTAAGGAATCGGTCCAGGACGGAGCTAAAAACGTGATGATCGGAATGGCGCACCGCGGCCGATTGAATGTCCTCGCCCACGTGCTTGGTAAGCCGTATGATATTATCTTTTCCGAGTTTGTTGACGCACCGAATAAAGATCTTGTTCCATCTGAAGGGTCCGTTGGCATTAACTACGGATGGACAGGAGATGTAAAATACCACCTCGGTGCCGACCGTGAGATTGAAGAGCAGGAAGACACGGCTACTGTAACCCTGGCTAACAACCCGAGTCACCTTGAATTTGTAAATCCGGTGGTGGAAGGTTTTGCGAGGGCCGTACAGGATGACAGAAGCAGTGCAGGCTATCCGGAGCATGATCAATCCAAAGCCATGGCCATTCTCATTCACGGGGATGCAGCATTTCCCGGCCAGGGAATCGTTGCGGAGACTTTAAACCTTTCCCAGCTGACAGGTTATGCCACTGGCGGAACCATTCATGTGATTGCAAATAACAAAATCGGCTTTACTACATCCAGTCACGATTCCAGATCCACAAATTATGCAAGTGATCTGGCTAAAGGATTTGAGGTACCGGTCATTCACGTGAACGCAGACCATCCGGAAGCGTGTGTAGCAGCCATGCACCTTGCTTACGAATACCGGAAACGTTTTTCCAAGGATGTACTGATTGACCTGATTGGCTACCGCCGCTACGGCCATAACGAAATGGACGAGCCGGCAGCTACACAGCCGAAACTTTATAAAAACATCCGGGCGCACAAAACAGCCTATGAGCTTTACAGTGAGCGTCTGCAGGAAAAAGGAATCATCGGGGAGAACGAAGGCAAGGAAATGCGCCAGAAGCTTCTTGATGATCTTCAGAATAAGTACGAGGAAATTAAAACAAATAAACGTGAATCCATCGGTGAAATGAACCCGCCTGAGCAGGTAGTAAAACGTCTGGATAACATTGAAACTGGCGTTGACAGAGAAACGCTTAGTCAGATTAATGATGAGCTTCTCAAATTCCCTGAAGAATTTAACGTTTTTCCAAAGCTGAAGAAAATACTCCAGCGCCGGGAAAGGGCATTTGAAGGTGAGGGTGCCATTGACTGGGCTTTGGGAGAAACTCTGGCTTTTGCGACGATTCTTCATGACGGCAAACCGATCCGGCTTACCGGACAGGACTCGGAACGTGGAACGTTCTCACAACGGCACTTGGTTCTTCATGATCATGAAACAAGTGAGAAGTACTCTCCGCTTCATAGAATGCATCATGCGAATGCATCTTTTGCTATCCATAACAGCCCGCTGTCAGAGGCGGCAGTTGTCGGCTTTGAGTATGGCTATACCGTTCATGCACCGGAAACACTGACAATCTGGGAAGCCCAGTATGGTGACTTTTCAAACGGCGCGCAGGTGATCTTTGACCAGTTTGTCGCTGCCGGCCGGGCTAAATGGGGCCAGAAATCCGGACTCGTCCTGCTTCTTCCGCACGGTTATGAAGGACAGGGTCCGGAACATTCCAGTGGACGCGCAGAGCGCTTCCTTCAGCTGGCTGCGGAGAACAACTGGCACGTAGCAAACGTGACAAGTGCAGCCCAGTATTTCCACCTGCTGCGCAGACAGGCATCCATTCTCGGAAAAGACGAGGTCCGTCCACTTGTGGTGATGACACCGAAAAGTCTTCTCCGGAACAGTAATGTAATTTCCAAAGCGGACGAACTCGCTTCAGGCTCATTCCAGCCGATTCTCGAACAGCAGGGACTGGCTGAAAATCCTGAAAACGTAAAACGGATTGTCTTCACCACCGGAAAACTTGCGATCGACCTTGCTGAAGCCGCGGAGGACCTGGAAGATAAAGATACGGTTCACGTTGTCCGGGTTGAAGAGATTTATCCGTTCCCGAAAGAGCAGGTTAAAACCCTTAAGGAAAAGTATCCGAACGTAACGGAATGGGTCTGGGCACAGGAAGAGCCGAGCAACATGGGCGCCTGGCACTACGTACTTCCTAATCTGAAGGAGCTTGCTGATGACGGTGTGGACGTACTTTACATCGGGCGCAGAAGAAGATCAGCTCCTGCAGAGGGTGATCCAAAAGCACATAAAAAAGACCAGCAGAAAATTATAGAAGATGCATTGTCTGTAAACAGCGAAGGGAGAGAAGAAGAATGA
- the ku gene encoding non-homologous end joining protein Ku, translated as MHTIWKGTISFGLVNIPVKLHAATENKDVSLRQLHKKCHTPIRYDKVCPHCKKSVDKDDIVKGFEQTKDQYVIIEDQELKEIQKVQADRAVEILDFVQMKEIDPVYFDKSYYLSPGDGSVKAYSLLRQALDESGKIAIAKIMLRAKEHLAALRVYKNTLLMETIHFPDEVRDAGQVPNVPEESKLSKKELNTAKMLIDNLTASFEPEKYTDEYREELLKLIASKREGKETVKVEKPELDTSNVDNLMDALQESIEKTKKKRKPAASKKKAPAKKKNA; from the coding sequence ATGCACACAATCTGGAAGGGAACCATCAGCTTTGGTCTGGTAAACATCCCTGTTAAGCTTCACGCTGCAACTGAAAACAAAGATGTTTCACTCAGGCAGCTTCACAAAAAGTGCCATACGCCTATACGCTATGATAAGGTTTGTCCCCACTGCAAAAAATCAGTGGACAAAGACGATATAGTCAAAGGCTTTGAACAGACGAAAGATCAGTACGTGATTATAGAAGATCAGGAACTTAAAGAGATTCAGAAGGTTCAGGCCGACCGGGCAGTGGAAATTCTGGACTTCGTTCAAATGAAAGAAATAGACCCGGTTTATTTTGATAAAAGCTATTACCTTTCTCCTGGAGACGGAAGTGTAAAAGCTTATTCGCTCTTAAGGCAGGCCCTTGATGAATCAGGAAAAATCGCCATAGCAAAGATTATGCTGCGGGCTAAGGAGCACCTGGCTGCACTCCGGGTTTATAAAAACACGCTGCTCATGGAGACGATCCATTTTCCTGATGAAGTGCGCGATGCCGGGCAGGTTCCCAATGTACCTGAGGAGAGTAAACTTTCCAAAAAGGAACTGAATACAGCCAAGATGCTGATCGATAACCTGACTGCGTCTTTTGAACCTGAAAAATATACCGATGAATACAGAGAAGAACTACTTAAGCTGATCGCCAGCAAGCGCGAAGGTAAAGAGACCGTGAAAGTGGAAAAGCCTGAACTGGATACGTCTAATGTGGATAATCTGATGGATGCTCTTCAGGAGTCAATTGAAAAAACGAAGAAGAAGAGGAAACCCGCCGCATCAAAAAAGAAGGCACCTGCAAAAAAGAAGAACGCTTAA
- the ligD gene encoding DNA ligase D translates to MMLPTRRDTWPDNDGRWVYEVKYDGFRAVLTCSLSKITLTSRNGKDLSSQFPEVIQFLHSCKERLRSFMPLKLDGELVFLKTPWSSDFSVCQKRGRMRSDQSATRHAQEFRAFFTAFDLLKIKGKEITGRAYENRKHIMAQLFFRMGWPKEPDPRHDIPVQYVPHTENPDRLWSSVTANQGEGIVAKDRKSRWVPERSDRWIKVKNYRNVMVLITGEKANGYFTVGNLQNGRMAQLGSFLHGMSSSEKDALKAIIRKNGRKEQKEIRLPDPVPVSLLCIGCEKNELREPRFASFLLGSSADDKTFTERHLAYDLHPLPDEQPFTNLDKPMYPDLAFTKRDFLLYLQKAAPNLLYWLSGRPLTVIRFPDGVEGKSFYQKNAPNQAPSFVRTIQWEGQNAVVADSLNTLLWLGNQACLEFHIPPENEAGEICEMFLDLDPPDRSAFSMAKEAALDLKEIFDRFELASFVKTSGRKGLQVYLPFTPGSFSYSECRIFLKFCAEYLAQKDPAKRTLERRITKREGKMYIDYLQHGKGKTIIAPFSMRAVAEGACAVPLTWKEAERLQSPSELTFQYVTDRYPLLFKPVSNEEAAANTNTIRKMLKKIGKTV, encoded by the coding sequence ATGATGCTGCCAACGAGGCGGGATACCTGGCCTGATAATGATGGAAGATGGGTTTACGAAGTGAAATATGACGGTTTCAGAGCTGTTCTGACCTGCAGCCTAAGCAAAATCACCCTGACAAGCCGCAACGGCAAAGACCTCAGCAGCCAATTTCCTGAAGTGATCCAGTTTCTTCACTCCTGTAAAGAAAGGCTCCGATCTTTTATGCCTTTAAAACTGGACGGGGAACTTGTTTTTTTGAAAACACCATGGTCGTCTGATTTTTCTGTGTGTCAAAAGCGGGGAAGAATGCGGAGCGATCAATCCGCTACCCGTCATGCACAGGAGTTCAGAGCGTTCTTTACAGCTTTTGACCTGCTGAAAATAAAAGGAAAAGAGATAACCGGCCGGGCGTACGAAAACAGAAAGCATATTATGGCGCAATTGTTCTTCAGGATGGGTTGGCCGAAAGAGCCTGACCCGCGGCACGATATTCCCGTTCAGTATGTGCCGCATACGGAAAACCCGGACCGTCTGTGGTCATCCGTGACGGCAAACCAAGGAGAAGGAATCGTTGCTAAAGACCGGAAAAGCAGGTGGGTCCCGGAGCGGTCAGACAGGTGGATCAAAGTAAAAAATTACCGTAATGTCATGGTATTGATAACAGGAGAAAAGGCCAACGGTTACTTTACCGTTGGCAATCTGCAAAATGGCCGGATGGCTCAGCTCGGCTCCTTTCTTCACGGAATGAGCAGCAGTGAAAAAGATGCCCTGAAAGCAATTATCAGGAAAAACGGGCGTAAAGAACAAAAAGAGATCCGGCTTCCGGATCCGGTCCCTGTGTCTCTTTTATGTATCGGGTGTGAAAAAAATGAACTGAGAGAACCCAGGTTTGCTTCCTTTCTCCTCGGATCATCAGCTGATGATAAGACCTTTACAGAACGGCATCTGGCATACGATCTCCATCCCCTGCCGGATGAGCAGCCCTTTACAAATCTGGACAAGCCGATGTACCCGGATCTGGCATTTACAAAAAGGGACTTCCTGCTGTATTTGCAGAAAGCAGCCCCGAACCTTTTATACTGGCTATCAGGACGCCCTCTCACCGTAATCCGCTTTCCTGACGGCGTTGAGGGAAAATCCTTTTACCAGAAAAACGCTCCCAATCAGGCCCCTTCATTTGTAAGGACAATACAGTGGGAGGGACAGAATGCTGTAGTGGCAGATTCGCTGAATACATTGCTCTGGCTTGGCAATCAGGCATGTCTGGAGTTTCACATTCCACCTGAAAACGAAGCCGGAGAAATCTGTGAGATGTTTCTTGACCTGGATCCGCCTGATCGTTCAGCATTTTCAATGGCCAAGGAAGCTGCTCTTGACCTGAAAGAAATATTTGATCGTTTTGAACTGGCTTCATTCGTGAAAACATCCGGCAGAAAAGGGCTTCAAGTGTATCTTCCATTCACTCCCGGGTCGTTTAGCTACAGCGAATGCCGGATTTTCCTGAAATTCTGTGCAGAGTATCTTGCTCAAAAGGACCCGGCAAAACGGACATTGGAGCGGAGAATTACGAAAAGAGAAGGAAAAATGTATATCGACTACCTGCAGCACGGGAAAGGGAAGACCATAATCGCACCTTTTTCCATGCGTGCAGTTGCTGAAGGTGCATGTGCTGTACCCCTTACCTGGAAGGAGGCAGAACGCCTGCAGTCTCCGTCTGAGCTGACATTTCAATATGTGACGGACCGTTATCCGCTACTATTTAAACCCGTGAGCAATGAAGAGGCTGCAGCCAATACAAATACGATCAGAAAGATGCTGAAAAAAATTGGGAAGACTGTTTAA
- a CDS encoding SOS response-associated peptidase, with the protein MCGRFAMYSNAYFLENLPDLENPEITEQAASRYNAAPGQEILTAVSGKKGIRAGFMKWGLVPFWAKEPSIGYKMINARAETADEKPSFKNLLGKRRCLIPVNGFYEWKKENSCKQPYYIFPKKGGLFFFAGLWDRWEQDGTTLHTCTILTTEANQVMSPVHHRMPVILNQEGQDIWLDRDQTDKSSFKKLLVPSPSESMDLYPVSQYVNKAGNEGPECIERMEF; encoded by the coding sequence ATGTGCGGACGTTTTGCGATGTATTCAAATGCCTATTTCCTGGAGAATCTACCTGACCTTGAAAATCCTGAAATCACTGAACAGGCAGCCAGCCGCTATAACGCAGCACCAGGTCAGGAAATCCTGACTGCTGTAAGCGGGAAAAAGGGAATAAGGGCAGGGTTTATGAAATGGGGACTCGTTCCCTTCTGGGCAAAGGAGCCTTCGATTGGGTATAAAATGATTAACGCACGGGCTGAAACTGCTGATGAAAAACCGAGCTTCAAAAATCTTTTAGGCAAACGGCGCTGTCTGATTCCGGTTAACGGTTTTTATGAATGGAAAAAGGAAAACAGCTGCAAGCAGCCTTATTATATATTTCCAAAAAAAGGCGGCCTTTTCTTTTTTGCCGGACTGTGGGACCGCTGGGAACAGGATGGAACCACGCTTCATACTTGCACCATTCTTACAACTGAAGCAAACCAGGTAATGTCCCCTGTCCATCACAGAATGCCCGTAATCCTTAATCAAGAAGGACAGGACATTTGGCTTGACCGGGATCAGACAGACAAGTCCTCCTTTAAAAAACTTCTGGTACCGTCTCCTTCCGAATCGATGGATCTGTACCCCGTTTCCCAATATGTGAACAAAGCCGGCAACGAAGGGCCTGAATGTATTGAAAGAATGGAATTTTAA
- a CDS encoding gamma-glutamylcyclotransferase produces MMEELLFVYGTLRKGDVNHFYLNGFDCVREQAWMQGTLYDTGLGYPAADTQGKAKVYGELYRIPKEQWEALHQLEGYDGSGTSLYVPETVMVSTDTGKMKASVYIAGSERLKKEAIECGDWLRKQFEAENEDTFLYFAYGSCMDKERIREAGMENHFQEITGCSLDGYLLRFTIASKRDGKGRADLVEEGKSCEGLLYRVNRDALEYLYRREGVHAGSYRPAFVNVQSHNGPDLTKVLTFLVRDKSPAEIPPPDHYALEILRGGKGWLSETYLSSLETHIHSLQFQNKSHGEV; encoded by the coding sequence CATTTTTATTTAAATGGTTTTGATTGTGTCAGGGAACAGGCATGGATGCAAGGTACGCTGTATGATACCGGACTCGGTTACCCCGCAGCAGATACCCAGGGGAAAGCAAAAGTTTACGGGGAATTGTACCGAATTCCGAAAGAGCAGTGGGAAGCTCTACATCAGCTTGAAGGATATGACGGGAGTGGGACCTCTCTTTATGTACCGGAAACAGTGATGGTTTCAACAGATACAGGAAAGATGAAGGCAAGCGTGTACATTGCAGGAAGCGAGCGTTTGAAGAAAGAAGCAATTGAATGCGGAGACTGGCTGAGAAAGCAGTTTGAAGCAGAGAATGAAGACACTTTTCTTTATTTTGCATATGGCTCGTGCATGGATAAGGAACGCATCCGTGAAGCCGGGATGGAAAATCACTTTCAGGAAATCACCGGCTGCAGTCTTGACGGCTACCTTCTCAGATTTACTATTGCCTCCAAGAGAGACGGTAAAGGAAGGGCGGATCTGGTTGAAGAAGGTAAGTCGTGTGAAGGACTCCTTTATCGTGTTAACCGTGATGCTCTTGAATATCTATACAGGAGAGAAGGGGTTCATGCAGGCTCCTACAGACCGGCATTTGTTAATGTTCAATCTCATAACGGTCCGGATTTAACCAAGGTTCTGACTTTCCTGGTCAGAGACAAGTCGCCAGCAGAAATTCCCCCTCCGGATCATTATGCGCTGGAAATTTTGAGAGGGGGGAAAGGCTGGCTGTCCGAGACGTATTTGTCATCCCTTGAGACGCATATTCATAGTCTTCAGTTTCAAAATAAATCTCACGGTGAGGTGTAA